From one Planktothrix agardhii NIES-204 genomic stretch:
- a CDS encoding sulfate adenylyltransferase — translation MSQSLDAIVPHGGHLINRIATPDQRQEFLDKAAHLPIVELDERSLSDLELIAIGGFSPLTGFMGQADYKTVVDQMHLSNGLPWSIPITLSVSEEVASNLKEGGLVRLDSPGGEFVGVLELTEKYSYDKETEALKVYRTTDEKHPGVKVVYDQGGINLAGPVWLLERQSHPYFPKYQIDPAESRAIFREKGWKTIVGFQTRNPIHRAHEYIQKCALETVDGLFLHPLVGATKSDDIPADVRMRCYEILIDHYYPKQRVILAINPAAMRYAGPREAIFHALVRKNYGCTHFIVGRDHAGVGDYYGTYDAQYIFDEFEPGELGITPMMFEHAFYCKVTEGMATSKTSPSSPEQRVHLSGTKVRELLRRGELPPPEFSRPEVANELIKAMKTNNQ, via the coding sequence TTGAGTCAATCACTAGACGCCATTGTTCCCCACGGTGGACATCTAATTAATCGTATTGCAACTCCTGACCAACGACAGGAATTTTTGGACAAAGCAGCACATTTACCGATAGTTGAGTTGGATGAGCGATCGCTTTCTGATTTAGAATTAATCGCTATTGGTGGTTTTAGTCCCCTAACTGGGTTTATGGGACAGGCGGACTATAAAACCGTTGTTGACCAAATGCACCTGAGTAATGGTTTACCCTGGTCAATTCCGATCACTTTGTCTGTGTCTGAGGAGGTCGCCTCGAACCTAAAAGAAGGAGGTTTGGTGCGTTTAGATTCCCCCGGCGGTGAGTTTGTTGGGGTTTTGGAACTGACGGAAAAATATTCCTACGACAAGGAAACTGAAGCCCTGAAAGTCTACCGTACCACAGACGAAAAACATCCTGGGGTGAAAGTCGTTTATGATCAAGGGGGAATTAATCTTGCTGGCCCAGTGTGGTTATTAGAGCGTCAATCCCATCCATACTTCCCGAAATATCAAATTGACCCGGCTGAATCTCGGGCAATATTTAGAGAAAAAGGCTGGAAAACTATTGTTGGATTTCAAACCCGAAACCCCATCCATCGCGCCCATGAATACATCCAAAAATGTGCTTTAGAAACCGTTGATGGCTTGTTTTTGCATCCTTTAGTTGGGGCGACAAAATCCGATGATATTCCGGCGGATGTACGGATGCGCTGTTATGAAATTTTGATTGATCATTACTATCCTAAACAACGGGTGATTTTAGCAATTAATCCGGCTGCAATGCGTTATGCTGGCCCCCGTGAAGCGATTTTTCATGCGCTGGTGCGGAAAAATTATGGCTGTACTCATTTTATTGTGGGTCGGGATCATGCCGGGGTGGGTGATTATTATGGTACTTACGATGCTCAATATATTTTCGATGAGTTTGAGCCGGGGGAATTAGGTATTACTCCGATGATGTTTGAACACGCTTTTTACTGTAAGGTGACGGAAGGAATGGCAACCAGTAAAACCAGTCCCAGTTCACCGGAACAGCGAGTTCATTTATCGGGAACTAAGGTACGAGAATTGCTCCGTCGGGGAGAACTTCCACCCCCGGAATTTTCCCGCCCCGAAGTTGCTAATGAATTAATTAAAGCAATGAAAACAAATAATCAGTAG
- the avtA gene encoding valine-pyruvate aminotransferase: MNPALTQFGERMSHLTGVRAIMKDIIETLRLGKGKDFINLSAGNPVILPEVEQLWRDCTAELLSSPEYGEVVCRYGSSQGYQPFIDVIVEDFNSRYGLNLTDRNVLITPGSQSIYFYATNAFGGYTTDGKLKKIVLPLSPDYTGYGGVSLIPEAVFSYQPKLDIDEVNHHFKYRPDFSQLIIDETTGCVIFSRPCNPSGNVLTEEEVKKIANLAANFNVPVFIDSAYAPPFPALNFTEMKPVFGDNIIHCISLSKAGLPGERLGIAIGNESTIQVLEAFQTNMCIHSPRYGQAIAARAIGSGALSEIAAEVIRPYYQQKFTVVETALNQAMPKNLPWFLHRGEGAIFAWMWFKDLPITDWELYQQLKEVGVIVVPGSSFFPGLQGEWSHKNQCIRISLTATNEEITEGMKRLATVIEQVYNHSIVGV; this comes from the coding sequence ATGAATCCTGCTTTGACACAATTTGGCGAACGGATGTCTCATTTAACGGGAGTTCGTGCGATTATGAAAGATATTATTGAAACTTTAAGATTAGGAAAAGGCAAAGATTTTATTAATTTAAGTGCAGGAAATCCGGTAATTTTGCCCGAAGTTGAACAATTGTGGCGAGATTGTACCGCAGAATTACTATCAAGTCCTGAATATGGGGAAGTCGTTTGTCGATATGGTTCTAGTCAGGGATATCAACCATTTATTGATGTCATTGTTGAGGATTTTAATTCTCGTTACGGGTTAAATTTAACCGACCGCAATGTATTAATTACACCTGGTAGTCAATCAATTTATTTCTATGCTACCAATGCTTTTGGCGGATATACCACCGATGGTAAATTGAAAAAAATTGTTCTTCCTTTGAGTCCTGATTATACCGGATATGGGGGTGTGAGTTTAATTCCTGAAGCGGTTTTTTCCTATCAACCAAAGTTAGATATTGATGAAGTCAATCATCATTTTAAATATCGTCCTGATTTTAGTCAATTAATTATTGATGAAACCACAGGATGTGTTATATTTTCCCGTCCTTGTAACCCCAGTGGAAACGTTTTAACCGAAGAAGAAGTTAAAAAAATTGCCAATTTAGCTGCTAATTTTAACGTTCCAGTATTTATTGATTCTGCTTATGCTCCCCCATTTCCTGCCCTAAATTTCACCGAAATGAAACCAGTTTTTGGCGATAATATTATTCACTGTATTAGTTTATCAAAAGCAGGATTACCAGGGGAACGATTAGGGATTGCTATTGGCAATGAAAGCACAATTCAAGTATTAGAAGCATTTCAAACCAATATGTGTATTCATTCCCCCCGTTATGGACAAGCTATTGCCGCCCGTGCTATTGGTTCTGGAGCATTATCAGAAATTGCCGCGGAGGTAATTCGTCCCTATTATCAACAGAAATTCACCGTTGTGGAAACAGCATTAAATCAAGCTATGCCTAAAAATTTACCCTGGTTTTTACATCGGGGAGAAGGGGCAATTTTTGCCTGGATGTGGTTTAAAGATTTACCGATAACTGACTGGGAACTGTATCAACAGTTAAAAGAAGTGGGGGTAATTGTAGTTCCGGGTAGTTCATTTTTCCCGGGTTTACAAGGAGAGTGGAGTCATAAAAACCAATGTATTCGGATTAGTTTAACTGCTACAAATGAGGAAATTACAGAAGGGATGAAACGGTTAGCAACTGTTATTGAACAGGTTTATAATCATTCTATTGTGGGTGTTTAA
- the hisC gene encoding histidinol-phosphate aminotransferase, whose product MLSFLRNDLNQLQAYAPHPGGNSGSPIETQILDRLDTNECPYDLPEELKQKLAWTYQHEIETNRYPDGSHFPLKIAIANYINEIISNSEAFVNPEQISVGNGSDELIRSILIATCLGGEGSILVANPTFSMYGIIAQTLGISVVGIGRDKDTFEMDLNAAKTAIETTQNPPIRVVFVVHPNSPTANALTDNELDWLRQLPEQILVVIDEAYFEFSQTSVIEELKHHPNWVILRTFSKAFRLASLRVGYAIAHPELITALEKVRLPYNLPSFTQTAALLALNNCQDLLKVIPEILAERTNLINALTENKQLKIWRSDANFIYIRLTDEQNSDQALNQIMQQLKTKGTLVRHTGGGLRITVGRPEENQRTIERLFSIL is encoded by the coding sequence ATGCTGTCTTTTCTTCGTAACGACCTCAACCAACTTCAGGCCTATGCTCCCCACCCAGGAGGCAATTCTGGCAGTCCGATCGAGACTCAAATATTAGACCGTTTAGATACTAATGAATGTCCCTATGATTTACCTGAAGAATTAAAACAAAAGCTGGCTTGGACATATCAACATGAAATTGAAACTAATCGTTATCCTGATGGTAGTCATTTTCCGTTAAAAATAGCTATCGCTAATTATATTAACGAGATTATTTCTAATTCTGAGGCTTTTGTCAATCCTGAGCAGATTTCCGTTGGCAATGGGTCAGATGAATTAATTCGATCCATCTTAATTGCCACTTGTTTGGGGGGAGAAGGCTCAATTTTAGTGGCTAATCCTACCTTTTCCATGTATGGAATTATTGCCCAAACGTTAGGGATTTCGGTTGTTGGTATAGGACGGGATAAAGATACCTTTGAGATGGATTTAAACGCGGCTAAAACTGCGATTGAAACAACACAAAATCCTCCGATTCGAGTTGTATTTGTAGTTCATCCTAATTCTCCTACAGCGAATGCTTTAACGGATAATGAATTAGACTGGTTGCGTCAGTTACCAGAACAGATTTTAGTGGTAATTGATGAAGCCTATTTTGAGTTTAGTCAAACCAGCGTTATAGAGGAGTTAAAACACCATCCCAATTGGGTGATTTTACGCACATTTTCTAAAGCATTTCGTTTAGCTTCCTTGCGGGTTGGATATGCGATCGCCCATCCTGAATTAATTACCGCTTTGGAAAAAGTTCGGCTTCCCTATAACCTTCCTAGTTTCACACAAACGGCTGCATTATTAGCATTAAATAATTGTCAAGATTTGCTGAAAGTTATCCCTGAAATTTTAGCAGAAAGGACTAATTTAATTAATGCTTTAACTGAAAATAAACAATTAAAAATTTGGCGAAGTGATGCTAATTTTATTTATATTAGACTCACTGATGAACAAAATTCTGATCAAGCCTTAAACCAGATTATGCAGCAATTAAAAACCAAAGGAACATTAGTTCGTCACACCGGAGGAGGACTAAGAATTACCGTTGGTCGTCCCGAAGAAAATCAACGCACAATTGAACGATTATTTTCTATTCTATAG
- a CDS encoding hypothetical protein (protein of unknown function DUF990): MQRYFKILMLFWETAIAAELEYRINFLISAITSLGSLIGSIFSLFLFYRTGYSFEGWSWEEALVVLGIFTILQGFSTTILVPNLNRIVTHVQDGTLDFVLLKPLSSQFWLSTRMVSPWGTPDLIFGCSMVAYQGSKLGLTWKDYLASLLPLSFGMMSLYSLWFILGATSIWFVKIYNVTEVLQGLLEAGRYPMVAYPMAYRFFFTFIIPVAFLTTIPAESILGRNNISWVVGSGFLALGLLFISARFWQFALKFYTSASS, translated from the coding sequence ATGCAACGCTATTTTAAGATTTTAATGTTATTTTGGGAAACTGCGATCGCAGCAGAACTAGAATATCGGATTAACTTTCTGATTTCTGCTATCACAAGTTTAGGAAGTTTAATTGGCAGTATTTTTAGCCTATTTTTATTTTATAGAACGGGTTACAGTTTTGAAGGATGGAGTTGGGAAGAAGCCTTAGTTGTTTTGGGAATATTTACAATATTACAAGGATTTTCAACCACAATATTAGTTCCCAATTTAAACAGAATTGTGACTCATGTTCAAGATGGAACCTTAGATTTTGTATTACTTAAACCCCTGAGTAGTCAATTTTGGCTATCGACTCGTATGGTGTCGCCTTGGGGAACACCTGACCTAATTTTTGGGTGTTCAATGGTTGCTTATCAAGGGAGTAAACTAGGCTTAACCTGGAAAGATTATTTAGCAAGTTTATTACCTTTATCTTTTGGAATGATGAGTTTATATAGTTTATGGTTTATCTTAGGCGCGACCAGTATTTGGTTTGTGAAAATTTATAATGTGACGGAAGTATTACAGGGATTATTAGAAGCCGGAAGATATCCAATGGTGGCTTATCCTATGGCTTATCGTTTCTTTTTTACCTTTATTATTCCTGTCGCTTTTTTAACAACAATTCCAGCAGAATCAATCCTAGGAAGAAATAATATATCCTGGGTGGTAGGTTCGGGATTTTTAGCCCTGGGATTATTATTTATTTCGGCTAGATTTTGGCAATTTGCCTTAAAATTTTATACCAGTGCATCGAGTTAA
- a CDS encoding serine/threonine protein kinase, with translation MAYCLNPECAKLYNSDQSQFCLTCGNQLRLKDRYQAIDIIGQGGFGKTFLAVDDDKPSKPRCVIKQFFPQSQDADTWQKASELFAQEAIRLDELGKHSHIPELLAYITILGHLWDRNRRRNLYLNRTYRYCLFHCH, from the coding sequence ATGGCTTATTGTTTAAATCCCGAATGTGCTAAACTCTATAATTCTGATCAGAGTCAATTTTGTTTAACCTGTGGGAATCAACTACGGTTAAAAGATCGATATCAAGCTATTGATATCATTGGACAAGGGGGATTTGGGAAAACATTTTTAGCCGTTGATGACGATAAACCTTCTAAGCCGCGCTGTGTCATTAAACAATTTTTTCCCCAATCTCAAGATGCTGATACTTGGCAAAAAGCATCGGAATTATTTGCACAGGAAGCAATTAGGTTAGATGAATTAGGTAAGCACTCTCATATTCCTGAGCTTTTAGCTTATATTACGATCTTGGGTCATTTATGGGATAGAAACAGGAGAAGAAATTTGTACCTTAACCGGACATACAGGTATTGTTTATTCCATTGCCATTAG